In the Halobacteriovoraceae bacterium genome, ATTTAGTATGAATATTTTCACAATATTTCTCATATTATCTTTTAAGACTTTTGCAAATTTACCAAGCTCAATTCAGGAAATGCAAATTGTAGAAAGTTGTCAGTCTACTTACAATGAAGCAGAAGAAAGATACGAGAAAAAAAAATATCTAAGGCCTTTAGAGGGTGTCGAAGAGTTTTTAGAATTTCTGGATAAAGCATGTAACATCATTGTAAAAAAAGAAAAAAATCTAAGGAGTTATCTCTATATGGATGCTCTCAGAGATCTTGTTTATAGCTGCCAATACAGTACAGAGATGCAAAAATTTGAAAGATGTAAGGGGCCTAAAATTGAACTACTCGTTCAAAGTAATTTTGTTGGTATTGTCGAAAGGGAGACATACTTTTTTGGGCATATTTGGAAAGTAAAAAAAGAAACAGAAACGAAAAAAATTGGTAACTTGAATCTTGTCATGGCATATGACTATGGGAAAAAGATCTATGATTATCTTCTAACAGAAATAGATCCGCATTATTATGGGTGGATACAATTTCAAAGAAGATTTTTAGATGAGTATAAAATTAGAATTCAAAATGGATATATAGGCCCACATTTTAAAAAACAATATGAATATTTATATGAGTTTGAGAAGGTCATTTATGATCTTGTTCCAGAATCGTATGAACGATTAGTTAAAAGAGATCAAGTTTATGAGCTTTTTTTTAGGGAACGAATTGAAGGAGTTAATGAATTTGGAGCATTTATTAATCTTTTTTCTAATAAATTAATTCATCCATTTGATTTATTAGTGAAATTCATTGTAAGAGAAGACCTTGCAACCACAACTCCACGTTATTTAGGTAGAACCAAACTTGAATATATGAAATCATTAAAAAAGTTTGTAGGACTAAATGAATTGCCAGTCAAAGAATAACGAAGTATATTCGGTCTACATTTTTAAACGGGGTGTTAGCTCAGCTGGATAGAGTAGCAGGCTTCGAACCTGTTGGTCGGGGGTTCGAATCCCTCACACCCCGCCATAATTTGGATTTTTATATCTTACCAGGGAGACCCTTTCCCTTGAATTTTGATTCTTCCCGATCGATGGTGGGTAAACCATCCAAAGCCCTTCAACCACAGACACTTAAGAGACGTAACCGATAGTTATTTGGTTTCTTATATCCGTAAGCTCTTCTTCTTACAAGGGAAGCTTTGTTATTAAAGCCCTCTAACCTCGCATTTGTTAGGGCGTGTCCTCATTTCCCAAGTCTGATCCAAATCAAAGAAAAAACGATCCTCAGAACTGCCTTATAATTTCTTGCTAACTTATCAAATCTAGTTGCGACCCCCCTATAATGCTTGACTCTGGCGAAGAGGTTTTCTACTAAGTGACGGCCTTTGTAGATGTGAGAATCAAATTCAGAGTTTTCCTTTTTACTATTTGATCTCCTGGGAATGATCGGAATTTTTCCCTTCTCTTTTGTAAATTTTAATTGAATAATCCCCAAAAATTACCACTTTCTTCGCAACCCATATCAATTAACTTTTTAGCAATTTTGCTGTAGTGGACCTCACCCCCAGTGATTTCAAAATCAATCGGGTTTCCACACGCGTCGGCGGCGGCATGTACCTTTGTTGTAAGTCCCCCTCTAGATCGACCGATGGAGCGCTCTTCTCCAACCCGAGCTCCACTCGCATGCTGGTGAGCTGTAACATAACTTCCGTCTCCGTATATTTCTTCTTCGTCAATTTCTCCTCGTACAGCAAAAAAAAATCGTCCCAAAGTCCATTCTTGGCCCAACGGTTAAACCGATTAAAAATTGTTTGCCAAGGACCAAATTCTGGAGGGATATCTCTCCATGGTGACCCTACTCGGATCTTCCAAATGATACCTTCTATGATATCTCGAGTATTGGAAGTTATGTAGCATCCCTTATTCTTAAGAGTCCATTTCACTTCTTCCCAATGTAAGTCAGTAAGAGCACGTCTTGCCATAATGATTTCTCCTTATAAAATAAAGAAGAAATAATCATCTAAATTTTTCAAAAGGCCTAGTCGCAGGGCCGTAAGTGATTGAAACTAAGTCGTCAAAATGAAATGAGGACACGCCCTAGTATTTGTCCGGAAAAAAATGGATCATTTGCGATTAATCTATACATCTCAATTGAATATGACAAATCACTTATTAAGTTAAGTTTAAAAATAGTATTTGTATTTATTTACAGCAGTAAAAAAAATGTTTTCTATTTACAAATGAGCGACAATGTGTCTCATCGCTACATCTGTTGTTCAAATATGAAAATTTCTACATGTACTGCGATCTTGAAAAAAAATAATTAATGTCCTTTTTTTGGCAAGTAACGAAGTTATAATTCACTTTATACTTAAAACGGAATATTTTATGTTAAATCATAAGAATGGTTTATATTTACAAGCTTTCATTTTATGTTGTCCTGGAATTCTTGCTGTCGCTTTTTTTTTCCAACATTTCTCAAAAAATTTGATAATGGCACTTCCCTTTTGGGGACATCGTTCTTTTATGTTTGGCTTGGTATGATTGTGGGAGTTTTTTTACTAATTTTATTAAATCAGAAAAAACCTCATGTGGTTTCTGGAATGTGCGAGTTTCTCTGATTTATTGTATCCTTAATAATCCTATTAACATATAAAAAGCAATCAACTTATATTTTTATATCTCTTATCTTTTTTCGATGCTGTAATATCACTTATTGGGTCTATATTGTTTTTCAAGTTGGATGCAATTTCTCCAAATGTAAAATCTGTGCCAGTCAAATTGTTTCAAAATCACTTTAAGGAAAAGAGACTGTTCACTCTTTTGCTTGCAGATATGTTATTGGCATTCTCTTTAAGTGGTACGAACTATCTCTTAGTTGAATATGGTGAAAACTATTTCTCTAAGTTTGGAAGTTATGGAACTACATTGTTGATATATGCTGGATTCTACTTTTTGGGAGGTCAAGTTATGACTGCTAATTATGCATTGATCAAGAGATTTAATTTTCAAATAATGAAATACTCCTCATTTGGTATTGTAATTGGTTTTCTATTATTTCTTTTTTCAAAGTCTACCATCATTCTTGTCGTTGGATTCGCATTAATTTTTATTTCTTATCCAATCGCTCTTTTGTCTTTTGAAAAAAGCTGGTTTAATTTACTTGATAAAGAAAGCGCTAGCGCTGTTTATGCTCATCGTTATTTGATAATTTCTCTAATTTGGGCAATTGGTGAAATCTTCTTCTCCTCTTTTGTAAATAGCGATAATCAAGTACGCCTGCTTTTAGATTCTTCTTTCTTATTGTCAACAGAAGCAATTTCTCTTTTTCTTGATTTGACAGGTTTTTTATTGGATTCTGTGCCTTCTTTTTTTATTCTGTTCTGGAGCAAACCCATTATATTCAGGATTATAACCAGCTGATTCACTTCCAGAACTCCCTCCTGGATTAGTCAATGGTTTAAGGTCAGTAGGTTAATTTATTTGTGGTCATTTTTTGTCACTCTAAAGACTGATGGACTAGTTAAAGTCCTGGCTGCACAAGATAGTGTAAAATTAAAAATCTATGCAATATTCAGTTCATTGAAATATACTTAGACTAAATAAAATAGGAATAAGATCATTATTAAGTTCAGATAACCAACTGATAGTTAATCATTTACAAATTTCAAGTATGAAAAATTCGCAATATTCTCTCGATTGGACACTTAAATATGATATTAACGTTAAAAATATTCTAACTGGAGTGTAGAGTGAGTAGCGGAAGACCTATGGGTTTCTATATAGTTTATGAGGTTCAACCAGGAGATACTCTTTCTCAGATAATCTTAGATCATTTTGAATATGTTAAAAGTCCATATAGGCCGGACATTAGTTGGAATGGGCTGCAAGAATTCATTAACATTATTATGCACAATAATCCAGAAATCACAGATCCAAACAGAATTAACCCTTGGCAAATAATAGACCTAGCACCTTATAAGAAAAAGCATTACGAGATCTACAGTCGCGTTGATCGTATACTGATGCGGCAGTCATTCAATCAATCGACTCAAGATGAACGAAATACAATAAATCGCAATCAAGCATTATTTCAGTTTTTGGCAAATAACACTGGAGAAGTAGTAGATAGCGAATTTTATAGAACTGGTATCTTAGCAGGCACGGGGGAATTAGCAGATCAATCAATGCAAGGTCTTGGAAAGATGGTTAATAGTATAAAGAACCATGATTTTAGAAGATGGAGTAAGAAAGCACCAAAAAATTTGAGAATCAAGCAAGCATTAAAGACTGCTCCAGTTAAAGCAGAATTAAATGCAATGACTAGATTTATTAAAGGGAGGATAACGGGAGCAAATTGGCAAGATTACATTAATCCACTTTCAAAATCGTTCATTATACCGGATACGCTTAGTCGAAAAGAAGCATCAGCGTGGGTGCAAAGAGCTCTGAAGGACGTCAAGAAATTAAAGTACGTCAAAGGAGTTGTGGGCTCTCAATGGTTGGATATAGGTTTAGGCATTATTGATGTTTATACGGATAACGATGGGAATTATACTAAAGCTATAGTTAGAGAGATAGGTGGATTCCTGGCCGAAAAAGCCGTTTCGAGACTTTCTATAAAAGTCGCTTGCAGTTTAATTGTAGGCACGGCCACCTTTACAATGGGAATGATTGCATGCAATGTCGTAGTTGAAATTGCTGCTGCTGGTTTATCAAATTGGCTTGGAGAAACTAGTGGTAAGATTTTATATGACTCTGCAGAGGAAGGAGGGAAGCTACTCTATAAAGAAGGTGAAAATCTTGTAAGAGGTAATAAAGGGAATATGTTTTGACGGCAGAGAATATATCATTAATTATTTTTGGTGTAGGCGTATTGTATGTTTTTTCAATACCACTAATTAATAAATTTTATCTGGACAAAAAGTATCCTAAAATTAAAAGAAATGTCATATATGATTTGCCGAATGTGCCTCACTCTGACGACAGGTCCTTTCATCGTTTTTGTGCTTATATAACGGTTTTCCTTCTGCACGATAAAAATAAACAAAGGTATAAGAATCTACTCGCTCAATATTTTAAACCAGAAATAAACGTGAGCAAACTTGCAAAATTTGGTACTTGGGAACGTGTGTTCGGAATTATTAACCTTTCAATTGGAATTATTATCATTGTTGATATGATAATTGCTTATATTTTAACCAACGGTTGGCCTATTAACCTTTTCTATGGAATCGAAAGAAAAATGAGCTTGCAACAGCAAAAAAGCTTTGGTGCACTTTTTATATTCATTGCATTCTTTTTGATCCGTTGGGTATACAAGTTCATCAAAAAGCTCTTCAGTAAATGATTTTTTGAGTTTATACCTATAACTGCTACTGCCGGAAGTTATAGTGGATCATTACTTGGAGGCAAGTTGTACGATAAAATAGAAGGAGTTCTAAGTTGAATGCAGCAGATATTTCTCTAAAAATTTTTGGGTTAATAATAATATATTTTGCTTTAGTTGTACCATTGCTTACATGGTTTTATTTAGATAAAAAATACCCGAAGATTAAAGATAACTTTATATATAATACGACAGGAGGGTTTTTTACTAAATTTAAAGTAAATCACAGATTCTTTGGATATATAACACTATTCGTATTTAACGATTTTAGCAAAAAAAATAACAGAAATAGGCTTTCGCATTATTTTGAGACAAATACAGATATTTCAGATTTGGTGAAAATTGGTAAAAATGAAAAATACTTTGGCATATTTCACATATTTTTAATTTTTATATTCTTGGTTGATTTAGCAATTTTTTACATTTTATCAAAAGGATGGCCTATAAATTATCTCTACGGTATTGAAAGAGGTCCAACAACATTGCAAATGTATCGTTTTTCTGGTCTTGCGGTTACCTTATTTGGTGCGACTATATACTATTCATATAAATTTATAAAAAAGAGAAAGGGCAGAAAGTAAATTTTCTAAGGTTTGTACACACATCTAAAGCCATCATCTGCGGCAGAATATGTTGATAGAGAGTTCGTTGATAGTCCGTAAACACCAGATTTATCTACCCAAGAATAAGTCTCAACTCTAAAAGCTCCAACGTCTGAATCCGCTTTGCCATTGTCCCTTAGTACAATTAGAAAACTTGCTTAATTGTACACAGTAGATATTCTCATCGTAGTTTAACTGTGTCATGATCATTGAAAATTTTAAGATTGTCTTTTTTCTTAATCCATTGCAAGATTTGGAGGAGAGTAACTTTAAGCGTTATATGTTAAAAAAAGACCAGATATTATTTCATAAGATTCATTTCCACACAAAAAGAGAAATGTTAAGCCGCAGCGTATTTCACTTTATATTATGAGTCTGCTATACTTTCTAACTTTGTAATACAGGAAATTTAAAATGACTTTCAATTTAAAACAGATCCATGTTACTCAATATATTATTGTTTCGATCGTTCTAGCAATTTTAGTTTTTGTATTTCATGAATCCACTTTAGATCGCCTACTCATATCTCCATTTTATTCTAAAATTCCACCTCATTGGCCATGGAGAAATTCTTTTGTTACAGAAAAAATTATCCATAAGGGTGGAGTTAAATTTATTATTTTATTTACAGTTTCATTACTTGGAATATGTTTTTTGAATGGAAAAATAAAAAAAAACAAACTCCATCAATTTTTTATCTGTTTCTCTATTTTAGCATCAGCACTTTCGATTGAAGTCATTTACCTACTAAAAAAATCAAATCCAATACAATGTCCATGGAATTTAGATTTTTTTTCAGGCAAGGATCGTTTTGTTTCTCTCTATCAGTTTTTTGATACAAATCTTTCTTTTCCTAAATGTTTTCCAGCAGGGCATTCATCTGCGGCCTACGCTTGGATATCATTCTATTTTGCTTCTCAACTTATTACTGGAAAGAAAAATTATAAATGGCTTTTACCTGGTCTTATCTTGGGTTTTGTATATGGATTTGATCAACAAATTAGAGGGGCCCATTTCTTTTCTCATGATATCGCAACATTATTTTTGTGTTGGATTATCACCGGAGGAATGGCAATAATGGCCAAAATTATTTGCGATTGGTATATGATTAAAAAAGAACTTAAAAACGGCCCGAGGTTGTAATATGTTTATAAATTCTATAAAGAAACATATAAATAATATCTTAAATATCGAAATGACTTCTACTCGATTAATATTTATTGCTTCTGTTCTTATTGGATTAATTTATAATTTGAAGTTTTATGAAAAAGTTATCGATATTTATCCAATTTCATGGAAATATTCATTTTTCTTATTATCCGTAATGATCGTTTTAATAGCTACTTCAAATATTGTTCTTAATTTAATTAGTTTTAGGAAAGCAACAAAAATCATTCTGATTATTAATTTTTTAATAGCTTCTATCATCTGCTACGTTACTTCAAATTATGGAATTGTCATAGATGATACAATGATACTAAATGTGCTCAGTACAAATATTAAAGAGGCACTTGATTTATTTAATCTCAAATTTTTATTCTATTTTTTTTTTCTAGGTTTAATACCTTCATATGTTATTTCTAAGATTAAATTGAAAAAGATATCAATTGGGAAGGAAGTGACGCTTAAAGCAATTAGTGTTGTATTTTCTATTGTTATTGCTTTGGCCATGATTGCTACAACAAGTAAAACTTTTGCTTCATTCTTCAGACAACACAAACCATTGCGTTCCTATGTCAATCCAACTTTTTCATATTACTCAGTGTATAAATACTCAAAAAAAAATGTATTCAAAAAAAATCATGTATTTGTTGAAATAGGAAGAGATGCTAAGGTTTTACAAAAGGATAATAAACGTAATCTGGCCATCTTAATTATCGGAGAAACTGCACGTGGGGATCACTTTTCATTGAATGGTTATGAGAGAAAAACAAATCCACTTTTAGAACAAGAGAAAAATATAGTAAGTTTTGATGATCATTCGAGCTGTGGAACGTCAACGGCCATATCAGTACCTTGTATGTTTTCATATTTACAGCGATCAGAATTTTCATACGCAAAAGCAAATTCCCAAGATAATCTCCTCGATATTCTAAAACACACAGGTGAAATTAGTGTTCTTTGGCGAGATAATAATTCTGATTCAAAGGGAGTCGCAGCGAGAATCGATTACCAAGATTTTAAAAGTCCTAAATTAAATAAAGTATGTGACATTGAATGCAGAGATGTCGGAATGTTAGGAGGATTACAAGAATACATCGATGAGCAAAAATCAAAAAATATTTTTATTGTCCTCCATCAAATGGGAAGTCACGGGCCAGCTTATTATAAAAGGTATCCTAAGAAATTCGAGAAATTTTTACCAACATGTCAAAGTGATCAACTTGAAAACTGTACCGTAGAAGAAATAACTAATACCTATGATAATACGATCTTTTATACTGATTATTTTCTTTCAGAAATTATTAAACTTTTAAAACAAAATTCAGAAAAATTTAAAACTGCAATGATTTACAATAGTGATCATGGCGAATCTTTAGGTGAAAATGGTGTTTACCTACATGGAATGCCCTATCATTTCGCACCAGAAGCTCAAAAGAATTCTGCATTGATAGTATGGATGGGAGAAAGTAATAAAGATGATAGTAATCTTGAAAATCTTAGAAAACGATCAAAAACTACCGTCTCTCATGATAATCTTTTTCATTCAGTATTAGGTTTGATGGAAGTCCAAACGAGTATATACAATTCTCAAATGGATATTTTTTCATCAGATTTTGAAACAAATCTTTGAATGAGAAGATAATATTTATATTAATATGGGTATGCAAAAAAGCTTAAATGATAATAGTGTTAAACTTTTTATAAAGATTCAATATATTTCAAAAATTCTTGACGATATTTATTATTTTCTACAAAAAAGACACCAATATGAGATTTTTGTCCAAAACTCCACATGTTTTTTGGTGATATCAATTCCTCGTAAACAGCTTCACCCTCAGAGTAATCAACTATAAAATCACCCTTGGAATGAATAACTAATTTCGGCATCTTAAATTCTGAAATATAACCTTGCGGAGATGTTTCCCCTGAAGCAACGAGATATCCTAAAGGAGAAAATAGAAAAGTTATCCAACTTTTCTGTAAAACTTTCATGGCCATTCTTCTATATGAACTAAAGGTGGAGTCAAGTACAAGCAGATGAATCTTATCTTTAGTAGGATAAAATCTTAAAGCATCAAGTAAAACTGCACCACCAAGACTTTGCCCAACAACGATAAGCTTTTGGTAATTTCCTTTCTCAAATTCATTTTCAACATATTTTAAAAATGTAAGTGCATCTTCACGTAGACCTAAAGGAGAGGGAGAACCTTCGTTTTTTCCGTATCCTCGATAATCAAACGTTATTAAATCATAATTGTAATCTGTAATCCATAGAAGCGATAACATATGTGAAGACATATTTTCGGCATTTCCATGAAATTGGACGATGAGGTTTTTCTTCTGATCGTTTTTTCCATAAATTGTCCATGATGATAACTGCACTCCTGTTGGAGTTGAAATAATATTTTCTTTAAAGTCTTTATTAAATTGTTTAGGAGTTGCAAATATATTCTTAGATGGGTGGTAGTAAAAGGAACTACAACTACATAAGAGTAGTGTGCATAAAACTATTTTCCACATTTAAGGCCAATACCCTCATATTTATAACCATAGTCACCTACTTTATAATGATTGAGGATGACTACGCTATCTCCACCAGCATCTCTTACTGCTTTTAAAAGATACAGCTTTGCAAAATTTTCTCCTGTTTCCAAAACATTATCAATACCCAAATATTGACCAAGTTTTTTGCAATTACTTACTTCGCTGTCTTTTTTTATTGAAACACTTGTTTCAATTTTTTTTGCATATTCTGGAGATCGGTGAAACAATCCAACGTTCTTCATATTTGTGTTAGTTGCATGTTTAAGGTTTGCACACGAACTTAATACCAAAAGTATTAATAAGTTTTTCATCATAGACTCCCTAATGAAAAAATGAAATTCCCAAAGAATGAGAGGATCTTGATTCTTTGAATTCATTTTGAAGGACTATATCAATGTTTTTTAATATGTGAAAAGAACTTTCATGGGAGATGTCAAAATCAGTTTTATCTTGAGTAAAATAATAATCAATTTTTGATGACAATTTAGTAGTTGCAAATGATCCCCACCAGTGAAAAAGATTAATTTCAGGGCCAATACCAACTGAGATACTATTTTTTATATATTGAGAACTATAGGTGAGGTCAGTATTAATGAGCAAACTTAATGTTGAATGAGTACCAATTTGATGGGTTGATCCCCAAGACATTGTAAAATTAGGAACTGTGCAAAGATAACAAAGTAAGTCATTAGCTTTTTTAAACCCAAAATTTAGAAATAATGTTGGTAGCTTTTGAAATTCACTCCAAGGATGAAGATTTTGGATTTGGACAATTTTTAAACGATGAAGTCTTAACTTTTCAAGCTCATGGTAATAACGTATTTGGGTGTTTAAAAACTCTATGGAAGATGTTTTTGGTTGTCCCTCAAAGGGATCTAAGATTTCATGCATTGCAAATCGATATTCTATTTGAGTGGAATTTTTCTCAATGGAGTGATAGTTGTGTATAAATCTAGCTCTTGCACTTCCATGGCCCTTGTGAGGTTGTTCATCGAGTGGAATGTCAGTTGTTTTTAAAATTCCAGGATTGTTGACTTTACTACGTTTTTCCAAAACTCTCATTTTCCAATCATAGTGATGCCCTTTTTCAGTAAGAATTTCATTTGAAAATTTAAGGTCAATATAATTAATTAAAGTATCAAGGATATAACTTTGAGATTTTTCATTTTTAAATTCATTAAATATAAGATCCTCATTTTGTGAATCAATGACTTTATGAAGCGTTTCTTTTTCAATATCACTCAGTTGTTGAGCAAAAAAATTAGTTTTTTTCCTTATGCTTGGACGATAGTGAACTTTTTTAACTAAATGAGGAACATTATAGACGATATGTATTGTATCCACAGGGATAACATAGATTGGCAATTTATTAATAAGTTCTAAATCTTCTTTGGCCGCTTCAAGAATTGTAAGTAAGTAATATGCACAGTTCTCATCAAAATAATAGTAGTCAAACACAGTTTGACCCAACTCCCAAATATGATCAACGACTGTCGCAATCTCCTTTTTACTTAAATTCAATTCATAGGACCACAAGTCTCTAGATTCATGATCATTGTATTCACGAATTTTATAAAAATAAGGAAGTGAAACAAGAGAACCTTGAAATCCACCCATCGTTCCAAGAAGTGAGTAGAGAATAGGATTATCAGTAGTCATGTTTGCGCCATAACTTATGGCCGTATCGAGTAACTCACTGTATTTCCCATCAGTGAGATTTTCGGATTTTGAAAGACGAAAAAGTGTATGACCAAATGTTGAAGCAGGTGATTCTAAATAATAAGAAGAAAAAACTAGGTGTAATTTTTGTGAGTTATGTCTTTTCAAATAATTTTGATATTCTTGACAT is a window encoding:
- a CDS encoding phosphoethanolamine--lipid A transferase, whose protein sequence is MFINSIKKHINNILNIEMTSTRLIFIASVLIGLIYNLKFYEKVIDIYPISWKYSFFLLSVMIVLIATSNIVLNLISFRKATKIILIINFLIASIICYVTSNYGIVIDDTMILNVLSTNIKEALDLFNLKFLFYFFFLGLIPSYVISKIKLKKISIGKEVTLKAISVVFSIVIALAMIATTSKTFASFFRQHKPLRSYVNPTFSYYSVYKYSKKNVFKKNHVFVEIGRDAKVLQKDNKRNLAILIIGETARGDHFSLNGYERKTNPLLEQEKNIVSFDDHSSCGTSTAISVPCMFSYLQRSEFSYAKANSQDNLLDILKHTGEISVLWRDNNSDSKGVAARIDYQDFKSPKLNKVCDIECRDVGMLGGLQEYIDEQKSKNIFIVLHQMGSHGPAYYKRYPKKFEKFLPTCQSDQLENCTVEEITNTYDNTIFYTDYFLSEIIKLLKQNSEKFKTAMIYNSDHGESLGENGVYLHGMPYHFAPEAQKNSALIVWMGESNKDDSNLENLRKRSKTTVSHDNLFHSVLGLMEVQTSIYNSQMDIFSSDFETNL
- a CDS encoding alpha/beta hydrolase, yielding MWKIVLCTLLLCSCSSFYYHPSKNIFATPKQFNKDFKENIISTPTGVQLSSWTIYGKNDQKKNLIVQFHGNAENMSSHMLSLLWITDYNYDLITFDYRGYGKNEGSPSPLGLREDALTFLKYVENEFEKGNYQKLIVVGQSLGGAVLLDALRFYPTKDKIHLLVLDSTFSSYRRMAMKVLQKSWITFLFSPLGYLVASGETSPQGYISEFKMPKLVIHSKGDFIVDYSEGEAVYEELISPKNMWSFGQKSHIGVFFVENNKYRQEFLKYIESL
- a CDS encoding LysM peptidoglycan-binding domain-containing protein — translated: MGFYIVYEVQPGDTLSQIILDHFEYVKSPYRPDISWNGLQEFINIIMHNNPEITDPNRINPWQIIDLAPYKKKHYEIYSRVDRILMRQSFNQSTQDERNTINRNQALFQFLANNTGEVVDSEFYRTGILAGTGELADQSMQGLGKMVNSIKNHDFRRWSKKAPKNLRIKQALKTAPVKAELNAMTRFIKGRITGANWQDYINPLSKSFIIPDTLSRKEASAWVQRALKDVKKLKYVKGVVGSQWLDIGLGIIDVYTDNDGNYTKAIVREIGGFLAEKAVSRLSIKVACSLIVGTATFTMGMIACNVVVEIAAAGLSNWLGETSGKILYDSAEEGGKLLYKEGENLVRGNKGNMF
- a CDS encoding DUF4105 domain-containing protein; this encodes MRWGTLVPLFIFLLFIEKNIFAFDALSDVKKTAISKKLWESKRWHRLLHYRRNILSGVESEADGPGFFVHKNGKTQPKNELLALIDSLGNLNISKDHPLCKFPARFKWLKEQTNLPIDLLGFEKCQEYQNYLKRHNSQKLHLVFSSYYLESPASTFGHTLFRLSKSENLTDGKYSELLDTAISYGANMTTDNPILYSLLGTMGGFQGSLVSLPYFYKIREYNDHESRDLWSYELNLSKKEIATVVDHIWELGQTVFDYYYFDENCAYYLLTILEAAKEDLELINKLPIYVIPVDTIHIVYNVPHLVKKVHYRPSIRKKTNFFAQQLSDIEKETLHKVIDSQNEDLIFNEFKNEKSQSYILDTLINYIDLKFSNEILTEKGHHYDWKMRVLEKRSKVNNPGILKTTDIPLDEQPHKGHGSARARFIHNYHSIEKNSTQIEYRFAMHEILDPFEGQPKTSSIEFLNTQIRYYHELEKLRLHRLKIVQIQNLHPWSEFQKLPTLFLNFGFKKANDLLCYLCTVPNFTMSWGSTHQIGTHSTLSLLINTDLTYSSQYIKNSISVGIGPEINLFHWWGSFATTKLSSKIDYYFTQDKTDFDISHESSFHILKNIDIVLQNEFKESRSSHSLGISFFH
- a CDS encoding phosphatase PAP2 family protein — protein: MTFNLKQIHVTQYIIVSIVLAILVFVFHESTLDRLLISPFYSKIPPHWPWRNSFVTEKIIHKGGVKFIILFTVSLLGICFLNGKIKKNKLHQFFICFSILASALSIEVIYLLKKSNPIQCPWNLDFFSGKDRFVSLYQFFDTNLSFPKCFPAGHSSAAYAWISFYFASQLITGKKNYKWLLPGLILGFVYGFDQQIRGAHFFSHDIATLFLCWIITGGMAIMAKIICDWYMIKKELKNGPRL